A DNA window from Alligator mississippiensis isolate rAllMis1 chromosome 11, rAllMis1, whole genome shotgun sequence contains the following coding sequences:
- the LOC132243663 gene encoding olfactory receptor 2AP1-like has translation MQSVAHIGWSNQSSIMEFILLGFGNISEMQVPLFLMFLLVYLVTISGNILIVTLVVVDQHLHTPMYFFLGNLLCLETCYSSTILPRLLASLLSGDRTISVRDCFSQFYCFGVLGATECFLLAVMSYDRYLAICNPLHYAIIMNGRVCTQLAAYSWTGGLLSTTIVIILMSKLQFCTSNEIDHFFCDFSPIVKLSCNDTGLLELVIFTQSSIASLIPFLLTLTSYASIISTILRIPSTTGRQKAFSTCSSHLVIVTTFYGTLFLVYVVPKTYLSKSLRKVFSVFYTALTPMLNPLIYSLRNKGVKEDLRRALSKIYGFTRFPFITFNEMDINQPL, from the coding sequence ATGCAATCAGTTGCACACATAGGATGGAGTAATCAATCGTCCATCATGGAATTCATCCTCCTGGGATTCGGGAACATCTCTGAAATGCAAGTGCCCCTCTTCCTGATGTTTCTACTGGTTTACCTGGTGACCATCTCTGGGAATATCCTCATTGTTACGCTAGTTGTGGTTGATCAGCaccttcacactcccatgtactttttcctgggGAATTTGTTGTGCTTGGAGACGTGCTACAGCTCCACCATCCTGCCCAGGTTGCTGGCCAGCCTCTTGAGTGGGGACAGAACCATTTCTGTCAGAGATTGCTTCTCACAGTTTTATTGCTTTGGTGTCTTAGGAGCAACAGAATGCTTCCTGCTGGCAGTGATGTCTTACGATCGGTATTTAGCAATATGCAATCCACTCCATTATGCCATTATTATGAATGGCAGGGTTTGCACCCAGCTAGCAGCTTATTCCTGGACAGGTGGCTTACTGAGCACCACTATAGTAATCATTTTAATGTCTAAGCTGCAGTTTTGTACCTCCAATGAAAtcgaccatttcttttgtgatttcTCACCCATAGTGAAACTCTCTTGTAATGACACTGGACTTCTAGAACTGGTGATTTTCACACAGTCTTCAATTGCATCACTGATCCCATTTTTGCTAACCCTTACGTCCTATGCTTCCATCATAAGTACCATCCTGAGAATCCCTTCCACAACTGGAAGGCAAAAGGCATTTTCTACTTGCTCCTCTCACCTTGTCATCGTTACAACCTTTTATGGGACTCTGTTCCTTGTTTATGTGGTTCCAAAAACCTACCTTTCAAAGAGTTTGCGAAAAGTGTTTTCAGTGTTTtacactgccctcacccccatgctcaacccactcatctacagcctgagaaacaaaggGGTGAAAGAAGACCTCAGAAGAGCCCTTAGTAAAATATATGGTTTCACAAGATTTCCGTTCATAACATTTAATGAGATGGATATTAACCAGCCTCTTTAA